Below is a genomic region from Lonsdalea populi.
CGGCGGGGAGTTCATCGCCGCGGCTCAACGGGTGATCGATGCCCAGTTGCACTCCGTTGACTCCCATTGACGGAGTGGGGCTCGCCCACTCCCATTTGCGTCATCAGGCAATCAGGCCGATGACTTTTAACACGACATAGCCAATCGCAGCGACGATAATCGGCAAAATATATAGCGGGAAAAACTGCAGCAGAACGGTGTTACGAGGAAGTTTGACCCGATGTTCCAACTCTTTACGGGTTTTGCCGTCATTACCTTTGGCATTTTCCAGGATCATCTGATCTTCCAGGCCTTCACGAATATGCTTCACCTGCCGCGAAATACGTGCGCCGGACACCTGCAACGCCAGCCCGACAAAGATCAGGATATAAATCAGCCAGAACATCATGTTCGGAGAGGAGAATACCCGGTTAAAGTCCGGCACCGGCGAGTTATACCAGAAGAGATTGAAAAACGGCGTGTTGAAGCGAAGCACTTCCACGACCAGATGCAAAAAGTCCTGAATCACCCCATTAATCCCCTGCTTTCTCTCGGTGAAATCATAAATGACATTCGCCAGCGAAATGATCGTTGAAAGCACGGCCGGAATAAAGATGATCCATCCCGCGATACGTTTAACCACGGCGATGAGCCCTGCCTGTTGATACGTCATAGGTTCCCCTTGATGAGTGACGCAGCCTAAATATCTCAACGAGATAACACAGAGTGTAGACACAAAAAACTCGTTAGCAGGGTACTTGAGGTTTCTTATGAGTCAACGTTTTCTTGCGGGATGGCCTTTTGAAGCAATGATTTAGCGTATAACTGGTTTATAATTGCAGCTCTTTTGATTACCCCGCCACAGGAACCCAACCCTATGCCTGCTATTTACCCCATTGACGCGGCCATTTTTGACATGGACGGATTGCTGATTGACTCCGAACCGTTCTGGGAGCGTTCTATACATGAAGTCATCAGCAGATTGGGCGTGGACATGTCATCGACCGACGGCATGCCGGACCTGCTGGGTCTGCGCATCGATATGGTCGTTGCGCTCTGGTATCAGCACTCTCCCTGGAAAGGCCCCAGCAAAGAAGAAGTAACCACCCGCATCATCAATCGCACCATTCAGTGCGTGGAAGAAACACGCCCTTTATTGCCGGGCGTGGAGCAGGCTTTGCGGCTGTGCCGCGGTCAAAACCTGAAGATCGGTCTGGCCTCCGCCTCTCCGCTGTTTATGCTGGAACAGGTACTGGAGATGTTTAACCTGCGCGGTTACTTTGACACGCTAATGTCCGCCGACTTACTCCCCTACAGCAAACCTCATCCCGAAGTGTATCTGCGCGCCGCAGAAGCGCTAGATGTTAATCCACTCTCCTGCGTCACCCTGGAAGATTCGGTCAACGGCATGATCGCGACCAAGGCCGCCCGCATGCGCTCGATCGTCGTTCCGGCGGCAGAGATGCGCAACGACGCGCGTTGGGCATTAGCTGACGTCAAACTGGAGTCGTTGCAACAGCTCACCGCCGCCCATATTTCCTGAACAACCTTGCGGTGCTCAGTCAGTCGGGAGCACCCGCTCATTCCGTTTCTCTCCAGCATTCCTGCACCCGGCGTTTCCTTACAAAAGCAGTAATGTGATCTTCATCGTCAAAACGGTTTTAACATATATATCAAACTGTTAATGAGAATGAATTTGCTTCTTCTTTCACATTTTTTATCTCACCGATATGCTACGCTTACTGTCGATATACCACCAATACAACGGAGATGGTTTCATGATGATGAAAGCAGCAGTCGCAAAAGCCTTTGGACAGCCTCTGGTTATCGAGCAAGTGCCAGTGCCGGAAGTGGGTCCGGGTCAGATATTGGTTAAAATTGCCGCAACCGGCGTATGCCACACCGATCTCCACGCCGTTGAAGGCGACTGGCCGGTTAAACCCAATCCCCCTTTTATTCCAGGTCACGAAGGTGTCGGGCACGTGGTTAAAATCGGCGCGGGCGTCACTCACCTGAAAGAAGGCGATCGTGTGGGCGTTCCCTGGCTGTATTCCGCCTGTGGACACTGTGATTACTGTCTGGACGGTTGGGAAACGCTGTGTGAAAAACAGCAGAACTCCGGATATTCCGTTAACGGCAGCTTCGCCGAATATTGCCTGGCCGATGCCGACTACGTCGGTATCCTGCCGGACGACGTCGAGTTCAACGAAATCGCCCCGATTCTC
It encodes:
- a CDS encoding YniB family protein, producing MTYQQAGLIAVVKRIAGWIIFIPAVLSTIISLANVIYDFTERKQGINGVIQDFLHLVVEVLRFNTPFFNLFWYNSPVPDFNRVFSSPNMMFWLIYILIFVGLALQVSGARISRQVKHIREGLEDQMILENAKGNDGKTRKELEHRVKLPRNTVLLQFFPLYILPIIVAAIGYVVLKVIGLIA
- the hxpB gene encoding hexitol phosphatase HxpB is translated as MPAIYPIDAAIFDMDGLLIDSEPFWERSIHEVISRLGVDMSSTDGMPDLLGLRIDMVVALWYQHSPWKGPSKEEVTTRIINRTIQCVEETRPLLPGVEQALRLCRGQNLKIGLASASPLFMLEQVLEMFNLRGYFDTLMSADLLPYSKPHPEVYLRAAEALDVNPLSCVTLEDSVNGMIATKAARMRSIVVPAAEMRNDARWALADVKLESLQQLTAAHIS